A DNA window from Dunckerocampus dactyliophorus isolate RoL2022-P2 chromosome 17, RoL_Ddac_1.1, whole genome shotgun sequence contains the following coding sequences:
- the ttc28 gene encoding tetratricopeptide repeat protein 28 isoform X4, with translation MGRDGRGRFKLAYFRQAVALQYLGRHGDALAAFASGLAQDPKSLQLLSGMVEATMKSPLRDTLKPTYQQLRSMKLDRSPFMVVSVIGQELLTHGFHAAAAAALEAALKIGTCSLKLRGSVFSALSAAYWSLGNTEKSLAYMQQDLEVARTLGDQSGECRTHGNLGSALFSKGRYREALANHRQQLVLSIKLKDKEAASDALSSLGHVYTAIGDYPNALMSHKQCVALATQIGCRLSEARQLGNMGAVYIALGDFVSAVQCHEQHLDIAKALENRHEEARAYSNLGSAYHSQRDYDKAVSYHTRVLELAQELVDRTIEMRAFAGLGHAARCTQDLERALQYHQHQMDIAEELQDVAAQGRASSNLGIIHQLKGDYEKALKLHKAHLTLSQELGDYAAQGRAYGNMGNAYHALGLYDQAVHYHRQELHISLEVNDRSSQASTHGNLAVAYQALGALDRALQHYLHHLTISRELHDAQSEARALANLGNFHSYRGEYSQALQYYQQYLVLAPSLQDLEEEGKVCHNLGYAHFCLGQYQDAVRSELQLTKVNKDLPQINNTLLMSCLVLARYYQQDLALAKDLQDKLAQTKAYCNLGLAHKALGEFSRAEECYSYLLLLAQALDNTQAVFRALGNLGDISVCQGDLPRAVSFYQQQLSLAQEISDQKMEADAYSALGSVHRMLGQLDASLSFHSQELTLRKDLGDPQGECHALGHLAAVHMALGDYSTTLQCYEAQLGLAQRLHDARLEAQVHGNMGITKINMGLFEEAIGFFEQQLATLQQLSAREGVSDRGRAYGNLADCYNALGDFEEAIQCYDKSLTVAQNFNHVQDQEKAYRGLGNAHRSVGNLQQALVCFEKRLVVAHQLGGAAGGKAQAYSELGALHSQLGNYEQALSCLEHQLNIARSAGDKSLEAEASDALGGVYQLMADYETARQWHQRALDIAEQTGCMKNQARAYGNLGLTYEAMGNYERALVFQEQHLSVAAQNNNLAAKTLAYASLGRIHHALHNYTQAVMYLQEGLRLAEQLAHKEDEAKIRHRLGLSLWAAGNMDEAQHQLYRASVLFETIRHETQHSSDYKLSLFDLQTSSYQSLQRVLVSLGRQEEALAIAERGRTRAFADLLVERQKGRQPAAGSDPYTPVTVEHILQTVNSQKAMVLYFSLAGGFLYSWLMSPGAGIIKFHQVCLGEAGADTSEFQDGGLSPQGGGPFSLDQYVFNVREVLGVDGHLSRLHQGSETESEAGDVLDQHFDDLNMKKSEDDDPKGYLRMVSRNNVFNRSCRSVSSLNSVSSLKDGSSSPSCWLAIKSPLRALYDLLIAPMEAALMHGGGPVGRHRQLVLVLEGDLYLVPFALLKGSSSNEYLYEMFSLVCVPSLASLQGSMKPRPRLEGPLSCCDGGSVAAVVGAPRLPPGLMRRWLWGPLPSAQDEALWLGEQLGCRPLTGVNATKERALAALTRAECVHLATHVSWKLAALVLAPSREHNTQQELKMASAGGQDGGSYVVRDEESVCESTPLQDILLTAADILELNLNVKLVVLRSYPESSGRVTADGVVGLTRAFLTAGVHCVCVSLWPTPAAASKLFTQTFYAALLNGTTASIALSEAMRTLQTSKSFSHPSNWAGYLLIGSDVKVNSPMSLVRQALAEILQHTERARDALRVLLHLVEKSLQRIHNGQSNPMYTSQQSVDNKVGGVPGWRALLSAVGFRLDLGSAGLPAAVFFPTSDPGERLQQCSITLQSLLGLGPAALQALCKVVTAPEAGEQLIHKLHQVLVQLQSADKEHDFSLAPIQVSISVQLWRLPGCHEFLAALGFDLCEVGQEEVVLKTGKQASRRVMHFALQALLALFDSTELSKRLSMDSSSSLESLSSSSQSTPQPPSFPASLSCSPPRPSLPPPVCPDALSSDAISVYSLSSLTSSLSFLSRPEPAGSDIISQRSHPQESVEGPRGGAGLCPSHRRPGGQARQLTNHGKGEAGNDSYEGYSIISSEPLRRGGMECDTLPPPAGHHQGRGGAGGGSITTSSRGSASMPTSPKKAPPPPVPTKPKQELMGKAKMSSSESEHSSTETDSTIKSQEERRGPAGQLDPQELARKILEETQSHMKAVENLQRAPGRAPRRDEGRQHSLSTPTTPILTRGARTFQASETSAFSRPPSRASLTVLSSPHPRRSPLSPKASRPKPPTRSSSLQKLAPSSSPVTASQLRLQDATSPCNTKGPAPSPAKTSKVKQDGNVPQSKSFKMVHKQEGACPACVLPGGGKKMSTVQKDVLGLLNLSPRQDPFERGNEAKPPPASKTPPNTKFPSGKNLKFLAGHFFPSSKC, from the exons ATGGGAAGAGATGGGCGTGGCCGCTTTAAACTG GCATACTTTCGTCAGGCGGTGGCTCTGCAGTACCTCGGTCGCCATGGAGACGCCCTGGCAGCGTTCGCCTCGGGCCTGGCTCAGGACCCAAAGAGTCTGCAGCTGCTGTCGGGCATGGTGGAGGCCACCATGAAGTCCCCCCTCAGAG ACACCCTGAAGCCCACCTACCAGCAGCTCCGTTCCATGAAGCTAGACAGGAGCCCCTTCATGGTGGTGTCGGTCATCGGCCAGGAGCTGCTGACTCACGGCTTccacgccgccgccgccgcagcGCTGGAGGCGGCGCTGAAGATCGGCACGTGCTCGCTGAAGCTGCGTGGCTCCGTCTTCAGCGCCCTCAGCGCCGCGTACTGGTCGCTAGGCAACACGGAGAAGAGCCTGGCCTACATGCAGCAGGACCTGGAGGTGGCCCGGACTCTAG GCGACCAATCAGGTGAATGCCGCACCCATGGCAACCTTGGCTCCGCCCTGTTCTCCAAAGGCCGTTATCGAGAAGCGTTGGCCAATCACAGGCAGCAACTTGTCCTGTCCATCAAGCTCAAGGACAAAGAG GCTGCGTCCGACGCCCTCAGCAGTTTGGGCCACGTCTACACGGCCATCGGCGACTATCCCAATGCGCTAATGAGCCACAAGCAGTGCGTTGCGCTAGCAACACAAATCGGATGCCGGCTCTCGGAAGCACGTCAGCTAGGGAACATGGGCGCCGTCTACATCGCACTGGGAGACTTCGTCAGTGCGGTCCAGTGCCACGAGCAGCACTTGGACATCGCCAAG GCTTTGGAGAACCGCCACGAGGAGGCTCGGGCCTACAGCAACCTGGGCAGCGCCTACCACTCTCAGCGGGACTACGACAAGGCCGTGTCCTACCACACCCGAGTCCTGGAGCTCGCCCAGGAACTGGTGGACCGAACCATCGAGATGAGGGCCTTTGCCGGGCTGGGCCACGCGGCTCGATGCACGCAG GACCTGGAGAGGGCGCTGCAGTACCACCAACACCAGATGGACATTGCTGAGGAGCTGCAAGACGTGGCAGCTCAAGGCCGAGCCTCCTCCAACCTGG GCATCATCCACCAGCTAAAGGGTGACTATGAGAAAGCTCTGAAGCTCCACAAGGCTCATCTGACCTTGTCCCAGGAGCTGGGTGACTACGCCGCCCAGGGGAGAGCTTATGGCAACATGGGCAACGCCTATCACGCTCTGGGCCTCTATGACCAAGCTGTGCATTACCACCGCCAAGAACTGCACATCTCACTGGAG GTGAATGACCGATCCTCCCAGGCCTCCACGCATGGCAACCTGGCAGTGGCCTACCAGGCACTGGGTGCTCTGGACCGAGCCCTCCAGCACTACTTGCACCACCTGACCATCTCACGGGAGCTTCATGATGCTCAAAGTGAAGCTCGAGCTTTAG CAAACCTGGGCAACTTCCACAGCTATAGAGGTGAATACTCCCAGGCTTTACAGTACTATCAGCAGTACTTGGTCCTGGCTCCTAGccttcaggacctggaggaAGAGGGCAAAGTTTGCCACAACCTCGGCTACGCCCACTTCTGCCTGGGACAGTACCAGGACGCTGTCAGGTCAGAACTTCAGCTcacaaaagtcaataaagatTTGCCTCAGATCAATAACACACTTCTTATGAGCTGTCTTGTACTTGCCAGATACTATCAGCAAGACCTGGCCTTGGCCAAAGACCTGCAGGACAAGTTGGCCCAGACTAAAGCCTACTGTAACCTGGGCTTAGCCCACAAAGCCTTGGGGGAGTTCAGCAGAGCAGAAGAGTGTTACAGTTACCTTCTCTTGCTAGCACAAGCTTTAGACAATACACAG gcAGTCTTCAGGGCTTTGGGGAACCTTGGAGATATCAGTGTTTGTCAGGGGGATCTTCCAAGAGCAGTCAGCTTCTACCAGCAGCAATTATCTCTAGCTCAGGAGATCTCAGATCAGAAGATGGAGGCTGACGCCTACTCTGCTCTAGGATCAGTTCACAG GATGCTTGGCCAGCTGGACGCTTCCTTGTCCTTCCACAGCCAGGAGCTCACCCTGCGAAAAGATCTGGGCGACCCTCAGGGAGAATGCCACGCCCTGGGTCACCTGGCTGCCGTGCACATGGCCCTGGGAGACTACAGCACGACCCTGCAGTGCTACGAGGCTCAGCTGGGCCTGGCTCAGAGGCTCCACGATGCCCGTCTGGAGGCCCAGGTTCACGGGAACATGGGCATCACCAAGATAAACATGGGGCTCTTTGAGGAGGCCATTGGCTTCTTTGAGCAGCAGCTGGCCACACTGCAACAGCTGAGTGCGAGGGAGGGCGTGTCAGATCGAGGAAGGGCTTACGGGAACCTAGCTGACTGCTACAATGCCCTGGGAGACTTTGAGGAAGCCATTCAGTGTTACGACAAGTCCCTGACCGTGGCTCAAAATTTCAACCATGTCCAGGACCAGGAAAAAGCCTACAGAGGACTTGGCAATGCTCACAG GTCTGTCGGCAACCTCCAGCAAGCGTTGGTGTGCTTTGAGAAGAGGCTGGTGGTGGCCCACCAGCTGGGCGGGGCAGCGGGAGGCAAGGCGCAGGCTTATAGCGAGCTGGGCGCTCTGCACAGCCAGCTGGGAAACTACGAGCAGGCCCTGTCCTGCCTGGAACATCAGCTCAACATCGCCCGCTCAGCTGGG GATAAATCCCTGGAAGCAGAGGCCAGCGATGCACTTGGTGGCGTTTATCAGCTGATGGCTGACTACGAGACGGCAAGACAG TGGCATCAAAGAGCTTTGGACATAGCAGAGCAGACAGGCTGCATGAAGAACCAGGCCCGAGCCTACGGGAACCTGGGCCTGACCTATGAAGCGATGGGGAACTACGAAAGGGCCCTGGTCTTCCAGGAGCAGCACCTGAGTGTGGCAGCGCAAAACAACAACCTGGCAGCCAAAACGCTGGCCTATGCAAGCCTGGGAAGGATCCACCATGCTCTGCACAACTACACACAGGCTGTCATGTACCTGCAAGAAG GTCTGCGCCTGGCTGAGCAGTTAGCTCACAAAGAAGATGAAGCCAAGATACGCCATCGCCTTGGCTTGTCTTTGTGGGCTGCTGGAAACATGGACGAGGCCCAGCACcag ttgTACAGAGCGTCAGTTTTATTTGAGACAATCCGCCACGAGACGCAGCACAGTTCAGACTACAAACTCTCGCTGTTTGATCTTCAAACCAGCTCCTACCAGTCTCTCCAGAGAGTCCTTGTCAGCCTGG GCCGCCAAGAGGAGGCGCTGGCCATAGCGGAGCGAGGGCGAACGCGGGCCTTCGCAGACCTACTGGTAGAGCGTCAGAAAGGACGGCAGCCGGCGGCGGGCTCAGACCCATACACCCCCGTCACAGTGGAGCACATCCTGCAGACCGTCAATTCCCAGAAGGCCATGGTGCTGTACTTCTCTCTGGCGGGGGGCTTCCTTTACAGTTGGCTCATGTCTCCTGGTGCAG GTATCATCAAGTTCCACCAGGTTTGTCTCGGAGAGGCCGGAGCTGACACGTCAGAGTTCCAAGATGGCGGTCTGAGCCCGCAGGGTGGTGGTCCGTTTTCTCTGGATCAGTACGTCTTCAACGTCAGAGAGGTTCTGGGTGTTGATGGACATCTCAGCAG GCTTCATCAAGGCAGCGAGACTGAGAGTGAAGCAGGAGATGTTCTGGATCAAcactttgatgatctgaacatGAAAAAGAGTGAAGATGACGACCCCAAAGGCTACCTGCGCATGGTGTCACGGAACAACGTCTTTAACAG AAGCTGTCGGAGCGTGAGCAGCCTAAACTCAGTGTCTTCATTGAAGGATGGATCATCTTCTCCTTCCTGCTGGCTGGCAATCAAATCTCCTCTGCGGGCCCTTTACGACTTACTCATCGCACCGATGGAGGcg GCCCTGATGCACGGCGGCGGGCCTGTGGGCCGACACAGGCAGCTGGTTCTAGTCCTGGAGGGAGACTTGTACCTGGTGCCCTTTGCCTTGCTCAAAGGCAGCTCCTCTAACGAGTATCTCTATGAGATGTTTAGTCTCGTTTGCGTGCCGTCGTTGGCGAGTCTGCAAGGCTCCATGAAG CCACGCCCACGCCTTGAAGGCCCCTTGTCATGCTGCGATGGCGGTTCAGTGGCCGCCGTGGTGGGGGCACCACGCCTGCCCCCTGGCCTGATGAGGCGCTGGCTGTGGGGGCCGCTACCTTCCGCCCAGGACGAGGCTCTGTGGCTGGGGGAGCAGCTAGGGTGTCGCCCGCTCACCGGAGTCAACGCCACAAAGGAGAGGGCCCTCGCCGCTCTGACGCGGGCAGAGTGCGTTCACTTGGCCACTCACGTCTCCTGGAAGCTCGCCGCCTTGGTCCTCGCGCCCAGCAGGGAACACAACACTCAGCAAGAGCTGAAGATGGCGTCAGCTGGAGGCCAAGATGGAGGCTCGTACGTGGTGAGAGACGAGGAGAGCGTCTGTGAGAGTACGCCGCTTCAAGACATCCTCCTCACGGCAGCAGACATCTTGGAGCTCAACCTCAACGTCAAACTGGTGGTCCTCAG GTCGTACCCCGAGTCCAGTGGCAGAGTGACAGCAGATGGCGTGGTGGGCCTGACGCGAGCTTTCCTGACGGCGGGGGTCCACTGCGTTTGCGTGTCGCTGTGGCCTACGCCGGCCGCTGCCTCCAAGCTGTTCACACAAACCTTCTACGCTGCCCTCCTCAATGGGACCACAGCCAGCATCGCTTTGAGTGAGGCCATGAGGACGCTCCAGACCTCCAAGAGCTTCTCGCACCCTTCCAACTGGGCAG GCTACCTTCTGATTGGCAGCGACGTCAAAGTGAATAGTCCCATGTCTTTGGTCAGACAAGCCCTGGCAGAGATCCTCCAGCACACAGAACGAGCCAGGGACGCCCTCAGAGTGCTCCTCCACCTA GTGGAGAAATCTTTGCAGCGTATTCACAACGGCCAGTCCAACCCAATGTACACATCACAGCAGAGTGTGGACaacaaa GTGGGGGGAGTGCCCGGGTGGCGAGCCCTGCTGTCTGCAGTAGGCTTCCGCTTGGACCTGGGCAGCGCTGGTCTCCCTGCAGCTGTGTTCTTCCCCACATCAGACCCAGGAGAGCGTCTTCAGCAATGCAGTATCACTCTGCAGTCCCTGCTCG gACTCGGTCCTGCAGCTCTCCAGGCTCTCTGCAAAGTGGTGACAGCACCTGAAGCTGGAGAGCAGCTCATACACAAG CTTCACCAAGTGCTGGTACAGCTGCAGTCAGCTGACAAGGAGCACGACTTCTCATTGGCTCCCATCCAAGTGTCCATCAGCGTGCAACTGTGGAGGCTGCCGGGCTGCCACGAGTTCCTCGCTGCACTTG GTTTTGACCTTTGCGAAGTGGGTCAGGAGGAGGTCGTGCTGAAGACGGGGAAGCAGGCCAGCAGGAGGGTCATGCACTTTGCCCTCCAGGCTCTGCTGGCTCTCTTTG ACTCCACAGAGCTTTCCAAGCGTCTAAGCATGGACAGCTCCTCCTCTCTGGAGTCCCTCTCCTCCTCTTCGCAGTCGACGCCCCAGCCTCCATCTTTCCCCGCCTCCCTCAGCTGCTCCCCGCCTCGGCCCTCCTTGCCGCCTCCGGTTTGCCCGGACGCGCTGTCCTCTGACGCCATCTCAGTCTACAGCCTCAGCTCGCTCACCTCCTCCCTCAGCTTCCTATCGCGGCCCGAGCctgcaggaagtgacatcatcagccAGCGCTCGCATCCACAGGAGTCGGTGGAGGGGCCTCGTGGAGGGGCGGGGCTCTGCCCCTCACACCGTCGCCCAGGAGGCCAAGCGAGGCAGCTGACCAATCACGGCAAAGGAGAGGCGGGCAACGACAGCTATGAGGGATACTCCATTATCAGCAGCGAGCCTCTGAGGCGAGGGGGAATGGAATGTGACACTCTGCCGCCACCTGCAGGGCACCACCAAGGCAGAGGTGGCGCTGGGGGAGGCTCCATCACAACGTCCTCCAGGGGAAGCGCCAGCATGCCAACATCTCCAAAAAAGGCTCCTCCACCTCCAGTTCCCACCAAACCCAAACAGGAATT GATGGGTAAAGCCAAGATGAGCAGCTCTGAGTCGGAGCACTCCAGTACGGAGACAGACAGTACCATCAAGTCCCAGGAGGAAAGACGCGGGCCTGCAGGGCAACTGGACCCACAGGAACTAGCACGAAAGATCCTTGAGGAGACCCAGAGCCACATGAAAGCTGTGGAGAACCTGCAGAGAGCTCCAGGGAGGGCCCCCAGAAGGGACGAGGGGAGGCAGCACTCTCtgtccacccccaccaccccgaTCCTCACAAGGGGGGCACGGACCTTTCAGGCCTCTGAGACCAGCGCCTTCAGCAGACCTCCGAGCAGGGCGAGTCTAACAGTTCTGTCCTCCCCTCATCCCCGCCGAAGTCCGCTCTCGCCCAAAGCGTCCCGGCCAAAGCCGCCAACCCGCTCCTCCTCCCTGCAGAAGCTCGCACCTTCCTCGTCACCTGTCACAGCGTCTCAGCTCAGACTTCAAGACGCTACCTCACCTTGCAACACCAAAGGACCCGCTCCCAGCCCAGCAAAAACGTCCAAAGTGAAGCAAGATGGTAACGTTCCTCAGTCAAAAAGTTTCAAGATGGTCCACAAACAGGAGGGGGCTTGCCCTGCttgcgtacttcctggtggggGGAAGAAAATGAGCACAGTGCAGAAAGATGTTTTGGGTTTGTTGAACCTCTCGCCCCGACAGGACCCATTCGAGCGTGGCAACGAGGCCAAACCTCCTCCTGCCTCCAAAACTCCACCAAACACTAAGTTTCCTTCTGGAAAAAACTTGAAGTTTCTAGCAGGACATTTTTTCCCTTCTTCTAAATGTTGA